ATTAGATGGTTCCTGATTGTTTCCTGAATTTGGAGATCGCGTCATGATTGTTACCAGTACCAGTACTTTTTTCTAGGTGAGGCTAGAAATAGGCTAGTTGCAGTTGTATTAGCAAGTCACAAGCTATGGTTTCACAATATTAGGACTTACGCAACAACCTTAGGTTACACTACTTTTATTCCCCAGCATTTTTAGTAGTTTTCTGGCAGCTAAAACGCCCATAACTCCTGCGCCAACTACTTCCACTGCTTGGACAAGTTTTTTGCCCACATCATGGGGGTCAAGGTGACGGTGAAAAATCTCTTCATCTAACCATTCACTAGCAGCTTTGAAATCATGAATTGGTGTCGGTAATAGCGTTAAATAAGTGCCTTGGCGGATTAAATGCCCTGATTCGCCTGCAACTTCAAAAACATTGAAAAGGTTAGCAGCAGCATTATTTAACCCCAATTTTAAGAGAGTTCCACGGATATTTACCTTTGCTGGTTTGAGTTCTTCGCCGAAAGCGATCGCTTTCAAATTTTGGGCAATATTGGCTCCTTGTTGATAAGCAACTTGGGCTGTTGGCGGTAGTGAGTTATCTGGAACTGCTGCACAATCCCCGCCGGCAAAGACTTCTGGAAAGTCCAGTAGTTGCATTGTGGAAGTAACTAGGAGGCGATCGCGACGATCCCGATGTTCTTGAGAAATTGGTAAATCTTTAATTAGTGGATGAATAGAAGTACCAGCTGTCCAGATTGTGGTATTCGTTGGCAACGTCTCAATTTGCTCATTGTGCTTATATTCAATGGCGTTAGCACGAATCTTAGTGGCTTCTGCACCTCTGATAATTTCAATTGGAATCGTGCGTTTTTGTAATTCTTTTTCAGCAATTGGGCGCAGAGGATCGTTAACATCACCATTGAGGATTTCTTGACCGTGATTGAGCAGTACCACTCGAATTTCATCAGAATTTCCTCCCAAAGCGGTATACCAATGTGGCACTAAATCAGCTAGTGTAGCTGCCATTTCTATACCACTTGCACCACCACCAACGATTACTACTGTTAACAGTTGACGACGTTGTTCTATATCTTCAGTTTGGATTGCTTTTTGCAAACAGTCGCCTAAATGTTGGTCAAGAGCGATCGCATCGGCTTCTGTCCAAAATGGAAAAGCATATTCTTTAGCACCTTCAAGATGATGATAACCAGTAACACTACCCAAAGCTAATACTAAATTACTGTAGTTGTAGGAGTCTCCCGAAGCTAATTTGACTTGTTTTTGATGTAAGTCTATAGATTCCACTGCATCTTGAACAAAGATGACTCCACTACCTTTAAGCAATTCCGAAAAACGCGGTACTACTTGAAAAGCATCCATCTCGCTACTGAAATATTCGTAGAGTAACGGCTTAAAACAAAAGCGCTCATTTTGATCGATCAAAATTACAGAGCGAGGATAATGTTCGTGAGCTAGGTTTAAGGCGGTAAATAAGCCGGTGAAGCCACCACCGACAATCACAGTTTGGTAAACTGGGCTGTTCATAAAATATCTCCAGAGTCTTGTAAAATCAGGAATTTGCTAGGATGTTATACGTGAAAACTCAAAAAACTTGACCTTAGTAGTCTGTCCCATTAATTTTGAGGGATAAAAGAACGAACCGCATACTCCTACGGAGAAGCAAGAAGGACGCAAAGAGCGCAAAGGAAGAAAAGTTAAGAATGAGTTCACCCATTATATTTAATGGGACAGACTACTAGAATACCGATTCAGTAATAAAAAAATGAGTAATCAATTAAAAGACTACAATCCCAGCGGCGTAGGTGAAATAAATGGCAACCTCTTAGGTTTACCCTGCGATTATGAGTCTGCAAACTTGATTGTCTTTGGTGTGCCTTGGGAAGTCACTGTTTCATACGGTGCTGGTACTGCTAATGGCCCACAGCGAATTCTAGATGCTTCAACTCAACTGGATTTGTTCGATTTTGATAACCCTGATGGTTGGAAGCAAGGAATTTTCATGGTGGAAATTCCCCAGGATATTTTAGAGAAGAATACATACTACCGCACCTTAGCAGCAAAAATTATTGAGCGATTAGCTCAAGGGAAGTCACTTTCTGATATGCCAGATTTAATACCTGTCTTGACAGAAATTAATCAGGCTAGTCAACAAGTTAATCAATGGCTGTTTAAAAATTGTCAAGAAGCAATTAATAATGGTAAGCAAGTTGCAGTCATTGGTGGAGATCACAGTTCGCCTTTAGGTTATTTCCAAGCATTGGCGGCTAACTACGCCAACTATGGCATTTTACATATTGATGCCCACGCAGATTTACGCGATGCTTATGAGGGATTTGAGTTTTCTCATGCGTCGATTATGTTTAATGCGATGAAAATACCGCAAATTTCCAAGCTGGTGCAGGTGGGTTTGCGTGATATTAGTCATGATGAAGTGCAAATGATTGACCAATCTAGCGATCGCATTATCGCTTATTACGACCCAGCCATCAAACAACAGCTTTACTCTGGACAAACTTGGATTGATTTATGCCGAGAAATTGTCAATCATTTACCTGAGTATGTTTATATTAGCTTTGATGTCGATGGTCTAGATCCAAAACTCTGCCCAAGTACAGGTACTCCTGTTCCAGGTGGATTAGAATTAGAGCAAACTTTTTGTCTGTTTCGGGAATTGGTCAATAGTGGGAGAAAAATTATTGGCTTTGATATCTGCGAAGTCGGTGATGCTGAATGGGATGGTAATGTTGGAGCGCGGATAGTTTACAAGCTAGCAAATTTGATGGATTTATCTCAGCGGAAGATTTGAAGAAGAATTCTATTCGATAATCAAATTAAACCTAACTCTTGTGGGGTGGGCATCTTGCCCGCCCAATTGATGCAATTTAAATATGGAACAGCTTAGACTTTTAAGGTGATAATGTTTGAATTTGTTTTCGCCCACAATTCGGCTTGGTTTTAAATTAATATTCATTATCAAATTTATTTTACAGCTATTTTCAGGTAAATAGACCACACAGTAGGGGCACAGCAATGCTCATTGGTGTCAACTTAACGTGAAAATAGCCTAGAACCAGCTTTTAGATATTGTCACCTTTGTCTCGTTGTCTCGTTGTCTCGTTGTCTCGTTCCCAGTCTCCGACTGGGAATGCTGTCTTAGAGGCTCCGCCTCCCTTACTGGCGGCAGAGCCGCTTTTGAGTTGCATTTCCAGCCTCCGGCTGGAAACGAGGTTTTAAAGGAGTTCAGCTTAAGTTGACACCAATGAGCAATGCTGTACCCTTACGACAGATGTGGTTAAAATACATGAAAACTGCTGCAAGTAAAATTACTGACAAAAGGCATTTATTTGATGTTAAATCATAAAGTAATATAAAAATTTTGGCAGAGAATTTTGGTCAAGAGTATAATTTCAGACATCATCAATGATTGTCGTGATGTTTATACTTACCCATAAGTAAATCAAACAGGTGCAATATGAAACTACAAGATTTTTTGGGAAAAGAGGATAAATGGGGATTCGAGGCGATCGCTGAAGATGCAGACTTATCTCGTCAGATTCAGGTATTGTTAATTGGTTTAGGTTTGCTGGAACCCCCAGCCGATGGGAAGTTTGGCCCTGTTTCTGTGATAGCTCTCAAAAAGTTTCAAGAATTAACAAAGACTGGAGAGAGTGACTTTGTAGGAGCAGTCACAGCCAAAGAACTGATTGAAACTAAACTAGACGATCTTCCTAAACCCCCCTTAAAACTTGGTAATGACATTGCTAGCAGGATTGTGAAATACTTGCAATCTAAAGATTACCAGGTATTCACCAATCCCAAAGAATACAATATTGTTTATATAGAAGGTATAAATGGAGACTGGACTCTCAATAGTGATGCACCCAATGAATTTAACGACCGGCGGATTGTTATTGAAGTCGTAAATGGTGTTCCCAAAATCGTAGATCACTGGGAAGCCACTACAGAACCAGGCAAGTACTACACTGATAATCCGATGAATCCCAAAGGAGCAGCTAGGATTCAGTTTGGACAATATAAAGCTTGGGCTGTTGGTACTCACGGCACAGCAGAACCTCACGAAGCATTAGTGCAAGTTGGAGATATCACTGTCTGTAGAGATTTGAACAAGGATTTTAAACGCACTGGCGACAAGCTTGATACAGGTGATAATTTTTACGTGAATCAACACTACGGCTTTGATTTTCCCCGGAGTGATATTCGTCGTGCCAGTGCGGGTTGTTTAGTCGGACGTACTCGTGAGGGACATAGAGAGTTTATGGCGATTATTAAACAAGACCGTCGTTATGTCGCTAATGGCAAATATACTTTCTACACTAGCGTGATTCCTGGGGATGATTTACTGAAAACGTTTCCAGGATAGAAACAATGGGTAATGGGTAGCGGTTTTTGTTGTGATGCAATTTGTGTTCTGGATGCACAACTGTCATTGGTGTCAACTTAAGCTAAAACCCTTTTCGTTTCTAGCCTCTGGCTGGAAATGCAACTCAAAAGCGGCTCTGCCGCGAGTTCGAGAGGCGGAGCCTCAACGACGAGCATTCCCAGTCGGAGACTGGGAACGAGGCAAAGTCAAATTAAGGTTTTGAAACCCACGGAGGTGGGTTTTATTTGTATAGACGCGGTTTCTAACCGCCCGTTTCACGTTAAGTTGATACCAATGCACAACTGTGAACCTCTACTGTGAGAAGTAATTTTGTCTAACCTTGTTCTTGTGGTTGCCCTATTTGTGCCGTCAGTTTCTCTTTATCTTGCCTGCGTTTTTTGGCGTAAAGTTGAATAGTGACTGCCATTAAAATAATCATGGCGAAAATAGCCCAGGCAGCGATATCTGTCGGTAGATTATTTTTAAACACAGCCAGCAGGACGATCGCTACTAACATAACTGTAGGTGCTTCATTTAAAGCACGTAATTGCTGACCACTCCAACGACACTCATCTACTGCTAATTTCTTCATCAGCCGAGCGCAGTAATGATGATAGCCAACTAAAATAGCCACAAACAGCAGTTTGATGTGCAACCAACCCTCTTTTAAAATATCCGGTTCAGTGCTTACTAAACCGATGGCCATTGCGATCGTCACGTACATTCCTGGGTTAGTGATGATATAGTAAAGGCGCTTTTCCATAATTTGATACTGATTTTTCAGTATCGTTTGTGCTGGTTCCGGTTCAAGGTTAGCTTCAACGTGATATATAAAAAGACGTACTAAGTAGAATAAACCAGCAAACCAAACTACAAATCCGACAATATGAAAAGCTTTAAACCAGGAATAAGCCATGAATCATAATCTCCTTTACTTGTAATGGTAATAAAAAGTAGTCAGGAGCCAGAATTCAGAATATTCCACCCGTGATAAAGATGGAATTTTAACAATAAATAACATTTGAATTCTGCCACTTAATCTTTCATTTAGTGGACTACAGTGATGATTTTGCATCCTCCACTAATTGATTCTGAATTCTGACTCCTGAATTCTGACATTCATTTTTATAATATCGATTTTTGCCAAAGCTATATTCTCAACGATCATCTTTACGACGCACAAAGGGTAAAAGGTCTTCCAAAATTGTTTCGTGATAGTGTTCTTGAGGATAATGTCCGACGTTATTAAGTTTTATTAATTCGGTATTTGGTACGGAATTGGCAAAGTTTTCGGCAATGTCTACAGGTAGCCAAGGGTCAATCATACCCCATTGAATCAGAATTGGTTGTTGCCATTCTTTAAAGCCAGATTGTATTTCTGTCATAGCGGAATCAAGTTGTAAGTTGCGAATACTTGACAAGAGACTTCTACCAGATGAAGAAGCAGTTAAAAATGGTTTTCGATAAACATCTAAATCTTTATCTCCTATGCGATAACGGCTTCCACCTTCTAGCGTCCGGTCAACTAATAGAGGGTCTTGGGTCATTATTTCACCAGCCAAAGGTAAACCCATTTGTTTAATTTTCCAGGGTAATTTGGCAGCAGTTGAAATTGGTGTATTTAAAATAGCTAAATTAGCAATTTGGTCTGGATGACGCAAGGCATATTGTAGCCCTACAGAACCTAAAAAGCCTTGGACAACTAACGAAAAATGTTCAAGTTCTAAAGCTTTAATAAATCCTTCTAAAGCTGTAATAAAAGCATCGGGAGTGTAAGCAAAATCTCGTTTTTCTGGTTTGGCAGAAAAGCCGTAACCAATCCAATCTGGGGCGATCGCTCTTGTCCCCTGATTCGCCAACGCAGGTATAATATGACGCCAGCTGTAACTTTGTGAAACTAAGCCATGTAGCAGCAACACAGGCGCTAAGTCACTTCTGCCAATTGGTAAAGATTCCCGATAAAACCATTCCAGTGAATCTACATTGATTTTATGTTCTGTTATTGACACGTTATTTTCCTATATTGGGCATTGGGAATTGGGCATGGGGCATTGGGCATTGAGCATTAGTTATTCTTTCTTCCTCAGCTTCCCCTGCCTCCCCATGCTCCCTCATCCCCCCATTCCCTGAGAAATAATCATCTCACGAATTGCATAAGCTGTAGCGGGTGCTAGTAAAACGCCATTGCGATAGTGTCCGGTAGCTAGGAGGACGTTACTAAAGCCTGGCAACTTACCAATAACTGGGGCTGGGCGTCCTTCAGGACGGGGACGTAAGCCTGACCAGGTGCGGAGAATAGTTGCTGTGGCTAACTCTGGACAAAATGCGATCGCTTGTTCTCTAACAGATTCCAAAAGTTCTTGATTGGGCGGTATATCATCGTCATTGCTGGGAAATTCCACTGTTGCGCCTATCCAATAATCTCCACCACCCACAGGAACAATATGGACATCGTTACCCGTTATCGCTGGCTGGAAGTCGGGATTACCTAATGGATGCCCTACACGTACTTGCAACGCTTGCCCCAGTACGGGGCGGATATTAATTATCTGATTTAATTTTGCTGTCAGTGGTGTTGAACCTAACCCTGCTGCAATGACAAACCAATCAGCAGCTATTTTTCCTTCTGTAGTTTCAAGTTGATGGCAAAATTCAGGTGTTGAGGTTGGGGCATCCAAAACAGTTACGCCAAATTTGAAAGTTACACCATTTTGCTGGGCAGCCTCAACTAAAGCTAATGTCAGGGCAGTTGGATCAAGTTGGCGATCTTGGGGAGAATAGACAGCACCAGTAATTTTTTCGTTATTAATTTGAGGACAGATATTCTGGAGTTTAGCCGTGTCCCAAATTTCTAAATTCCAGCTTTGAGAATGGCGAATTTCTACTAGTTTTTCCCATACTGACATCTCCTCTAGGGAGGAATCAGATAAAAGCATGAGAATTCCCTGACGATTAAAAGGAATTTTGCAGCTTGTTAAAGCTTCTAGTTCAGGAATCAAGGTTTCATAGCGTTGGATGCTAGTTTGCCGCATCTGCCAAGCCTTACCCTTGATTTTTTGGCTGATTGCGCCCATTAAAACGCCAAGTGCAGCGCCCGTGGAAGCTTGTGCTGGTGGTTGGCGATCGCAAACTGTGATTTTCAGTCCTTTTACTAGACTCAATTCGTAAGCGATCGCAGCCCCAACTACACCACAACCGATAATAACTACATGACTCATTGCTGTTTTGAAGCCAAGATGGGAGAGATGCGAGAGATGAGGGAACAGGGGGAGCAATTTTTACTCTCCCTATTTCCTCATCTTTTTAGAGCATCTTACATTGCGCTTAACTTGCCTCTGTGCTGGTCTTAGGAAGTAGGTCGAGGAATTTGTCAATGTCTGCGAAAGCAGCCTGGGATTGGTTCAAGGCAACTAGAGGATTGCCAGCACTAGTAGCTTTATCGAGTTTAACCAGGTCTTTAAAAAAATCTCGCGTTATTTGACGTGCTGTGGGTTGGTCTTTGGGTAGAAGGTTGGGAGTGACATAAGTCAGATTCAGCTTTGCTTCTGTTATGGGCCCATGTATAAAGTTACGCACATTGATCCAATCACCTTGTTTTATTAGAGTTGTCAACTCTTCTGAGCGATCGCGCACAGCCTGAATTTCAGGAACATAAGCCTGAATTTTTTCCAGTTGTACTGCTGTGTAAGTTGGAGGTGCGATCGCAACACCAGGGCCACCACAACTAATCAGAAATGTGGCCAATAATACTAGAAAAAACGAAAAAATCGAGCGTTGACGCACCATATATTCAACTTAATTGCTTTTGGTTTACCGATTCACAGTGTCATTTTAGATCGCTAGCGCAATAATTTATCGTTCTCCTCAACTCAGGATTTTGCACAAAATCTTGATATTTTCTCTAAAGGGCAGAGTTCCATCTGCTTTTGAATAATTTTTAAGTACAATTACTTAATAGGTGTTAACCAGTCCCAATC
This Nostoc sp. C052 DNA region includes the following protein-coding sequences:
- a CDS encoding NAD(P)/FAD-dependent oxidoreductase, whose amino-acid sequence is MNSPVYQTVIVGGGFTGLFTALNLAHEHYPRSVILIDQNERFCFKPLLYEYFSSEMDAFQVVPRFSELLKGSGVIFVQDAVESIDLHQKQVKLASGDSYNYSNLVLALGSVTGYHHLEGAKEYAFPFWTEADAIALDQHLGDCLQKAIQTEDIEQRRQLLTVVIVGGGASGIEMAATLADLVPHWYTALGGNSDEIRVVLLNHGQEILNGDVNDPLRPIAEKELQKRTIPIEIIRGAEATKIRANAIEYKHNEQIETLPTNTTIWTAGTSIHPLIKDLPISQEHRDRRDRLLVTSTMQLLDFPEVFAGGDCAAVPDNSLPPTAQVAYQQGANIAQNLKAIAFGEELKPAKVNIRGTLLKLGLNNAAANLFNVFEVAGESGHLIRQGTYLTLLPTPIHDFKAASEWLDEEIFHRHLDPHDVGKKLVQAVEVVGAGVMGVLAARKLLKMLGNKSSVT
- the speB gene encoding agmatinase SpeB; translated protein: MSNQLKDYNPSGVGEINGNLLGLPCDYESANLIVFGVPWEVTVSYGAGTANGPQRILDASTQLDLFDFDNPDGWKQGIFMVEIPQDILEKNTYYRTLAAKIIERLAQGKSLSDMPDLIPVLTEINQASQQVNQWLFKNCQEAINNGKQVAVIGGDHSSPLGYFQALAANYANYGILHIDAHADLRDAYEGFEFSHASIMFNAMKIPQISKLVQVGLRDISHDEVQMIDQSSDRIIAYYDPAIKQQLYSGQTWIDLCREIVNHLPEYVYISFDVDGLDPKLCPSTGTPVPGGLELEQTFCLFRELVNSGRKIIGFDICEVGDAEWDGNVGARIVYKLANLMDLSQRKI
- a CDS encoding peptidoglycan-binding protein, translated to MKLQDFLGKEDKWGFEAIAEDADLSRQIQVLLIGLGLLEPPADGKFGPVSVIALKKFQELTKTGESDFVGAVTAKELIETKLDDLPKPPLKLGNDIASRIVKYLQSKDYQVFTNPKEYNIVYIEGINGDWTLNSDAPNEFNDRRIVIEVVNGVPKIVDHWEATTEPGKYYTDNPMNPKGAARIQFGQYKAWAVGTHGTAEPHEALVQVGDITVCRDLNKDFKRTGDKLDTGDNFYVNQHYGFDFPRSDIRRASAGCLVGRTREGHREFMAIIKQDRRYVANGKYTFYTSVIPGDDLLKTFPG
- the hemJ gene encoding protoporphyrinogen oxidase HemJ produces the protein MAYSWFKAFHIVGFVVWFAGLFYLVRLFIYHVEANLEPEPAQTILKNQYQIMEKRLYYIITNPGMYVTIAMAIGLVSTEPDILKEGWLHIKLLFVAILVGYHHYCARLMKKLAVDECRWSGQQLRALNEAPTVMLVAIVLLAVFKNNLPTDIAAWAIFAMIILMAVTIQLYAKKRRQDKEKLTAQIGQPQEQG
- a CDS encoding alpha/beta fold hydrolase, with translation MSITEHKINVDSLEWFYRESLPIGRSDLAPVLLLHGLVSQSYSWRHIIPALANQGTRAIAPDWIGYGFSAKPEKRDFAYTPDAFITALEGFIKALELEHFSLVVQGFLGSVGLQYALRHPDQIANLAILNTPISTAAKLPWKIKQMGLPLAGEIMTQDPLLVDRTLEGGSRYRIGDKDLDVYRKPFLTASSSGRSLLSSIRNLQLDSAMTEIQSGFKEWQQPILIQWGMIDPWLPVDIAENFANSVPNTELIKLNNVGHYPQEHYHETILEDLLPFVRRKDDR
- a CDS encoding FAD-binding oxidoreductase, with the translated sequence MSHVVIIGCGVVGAAIAYELSLVKGLKITVCDRQPPAQASTGAALGVLMGAISQKIKGKAWQMRQTSIQRYETLIPELEALTSCKIPFNRQGILMLLSDSSLEEMSVWEKLVEIRHSQSWNLEIWDTAKLQNICPQINNEKITGAVYSPQDRQLDPTALTLALVEAAQQNGVTFKFGVTVLDAPTSTPEFCHQLETTEGKIAADWFVIAAGLGSTPLTAKLNQIINIRPVLGQALQVRVGHPLGNPDFQPAITGNDVHIVPVGGGDYWIGATVEFPSNDDDIPPNQELLESVREQAIAFCPELATATILRTWSGLRPRPEGRPAPVIGKLPGFSNVLLATGHYRNGVLLAPATAYAIREMIISQGMGG
- the psbQ gene encoding photosystem II protein PsbQ, which gives rise to MVRQRSIFSFFLVLLATFLISCGGPGVAIAPPTYTAVQLEKIQAYVPEIQAVRDRSEELTTLIKQGDWINVRNFIHGPITEAKLNLTYVTPNLLPKDQPTARQITRDFFKDLVKLDKATSAGNPLVALNQSQAAFADIDKFLDLLPKTSTEAS